A window of the Hordeum vulgare subsp. vulgare chromosome 5H, MorexV3_pseudomolecules_assembly, whole genome shotgun sequence genome harbors these coding sequences:
- the LOC123395902 gene encoding uncharacterized protein LOC123395902 isoform X1: MAAPSPPTPGTGRLPTMADIMATSRAQGLRMRLSTLGPLFRVTATRVGGDGDVELGRAEGAIRPWPGGAVLHLDSMRMSRATLEVPNRPLFGLGIFLGAVTVRHGFDAGCVRAELLAINDTPLYHKKLVKFYTRMGFKAVHEVDGSSITDFTHMLVWGGRGTRMDADIEQLLIKWSRRFGSQD, from the exons ATGGCCGCTCCGTCGCCGCCCACACCAGGCACGGGCAGACTCCCGACGATGGCGGACATCATGGCCACGTCGCGCGCGCAGGGCCTGCGCATGCGCTTAAGCACGCTTGGCCCTCTCTTCCGCGTCACGGCGACCCGcgtcggcggcgacggcgacgtggAGCTGGGCCGCGCCGAGGGCGCCATCCGGCCTTGGCCCGGGGGCGCCGTGTTGCACCTCGATTCCATGCGGATGTCGCGCGCCACGCTCGAGGTCCCCAACCGGCCCCTGTTCGGTCTCGGCATCTTCCTAGGCGCCGTCACCGTGCGTCATGGCTTCGACGCTGGCTGCGTGCGCGCCGAGCTGCTAGCCATCAACGATACGCCGCTCTATCACAAGAAG cTTGTTAAGTTCTATACAAGGATGGGTTTCAAGGCTGTGCATGAGGTAGACGGatcatcaatcacagattttaCTCATATGTTAGTGTGGGGAGGTAGAGGAACAAGAATGGATGCTGATATAGAACAGCTGCTCATTAAATGGAGCAGAAGATTCGGATCTCAAGACTGA
- the LOC123395902 gene encoding uncharacterized protein LOC123395902 isoform X2 → MAAPSPPTPGTGRLPTMADIMATSRAQGLRMRLSTLGPLFRVTATRVGGDGDVELGRAEGAIRPWPGGAVLHLDSMRMSRATLEVPNRPLFGLGIFLGAVTVRHGFDAGCVRAELLAINDTPLYHKKLVKFYTRMGFKAVHEHLNKWPDRLYIYIPVTTECKGARKW, encoded by the exons ATGGCCGCTCCGTCGCCGCCCACACCAGGCACGGGCAGACTCCCGACGATGGCGGACATCATGGCCACGTCGCGCGCGCAGGGCCTGCGCATGCGCTTAAGCACGCTTGGCCCTCTCTTCCGCGTCACGGCGACCCGcgtcggcggcgacggcgacgtggAGCTGGGCCGCGCCGAGGGCGCCATCCGGCCTTGGCCCGGGGGCGCCGTGTTGCACCTCGATTCCATGCGGATGTCGCGCGCCACGCTCGAGGTCCCCAACCGGCCCCTGTTCGGTCTCGGCATCTTCCTAGGCGCCGTCACCGTGCGTCATGGCTTCGACGCTGGCTGCGTGCGCGCCGAGCTGCTAGCCATCAACGATACGCCGCTCTATCACAAGAAG cTTGTTAAGTTCTATACAAGGATGGGTTTCAAGGCTGTGCATGAG CATTTAAACAAATGGCCAGACAGATTATATATTTATATCCCGGTGACAACCGAATGTAAGGGAGCAAGAAAATGGTGA